DNA sequence from the Caminibacter pacificus genome:
TTTTTGGTACAATTTGAGAAATGAATAGTTATTTATAGGGGGCTAAGTGAGTAAACAAGAACAGATTGTAAGAATGTTTGACTCTATCGCTAAAAAATATGATTTTGTAAATAGAGTATTGACATTCGGAATCGATAAAAAATGGAGAGAAAAAGCTGTAAAAAAGACTCTTGAATTAATCGATAAAAAAGATGTAAAAATCTTAGATGTTGCTTGCGGTACTGGTGATATGATAGAAATATGGAAAAAAGAGGCGAATAAAAAAGATATTAACATAAAAATATGCGGTCTTGACCCGAGTGTCGGTATGCTTGAAGTAGCAAAAAAAAGATTTCCGGAAGTTAAGTTTTATAAAGCGTATGCTACAGATATTCCATGTGAGAGTAAAACTATTGACGGCATTAGTATATCTTTCGGAATAAGAAACGTTTTGGAGATAAAAAAAGCGATTTGCGAATTTAAAAGAGTGTTGAAAAAAGACGGGATAGTTTTGGTCCTTGAATTTACAAAAGCGGAAAAACCTAATAAATTTAGGGAATGTGTGGATTTTTATTCGAATAAAATTCTTCCTAAAATCGGCGGAATCTTAAGTAAAAACAAAGAAGCTTATGAATATTTACCCAATTCCATCGAGAATTTTTATACTCCAAATGAACTTGCCGCGCTTTTTATAGAGTGCGGTTTCAATATC
Encoded proteins:
- the ubiE gene encoding bifunctional demethylmenaquinone methyltransferase/2-methoxy-6-polyprenyl-1,4-benzoquinol methylase UbiE; translated protein: MSKQEQIVRMFDSIAKKYDFVNRVLTFGIDKKWREKAVKKTLELIDKKDVKILDVACGTGDMIEIWKKEANKKDINIKICGLDPSVGMLEVAKKRFPEVKFYKAYATDIPCESKTIDGISISFGIRNVLEIKKAICEFKRVLKKDGIVLVLEFTKAEKPNKFRECVDFYSNKILPKIGGILSKNKEAYEYLPNSIENFYTPNELAALFIECGFNIEKLETFNFGQVTMLIARS